The genome window CAGGAGATAGAACATTTACAATTACTGCCAATTACTTCAAATAAATCCGAGACCCAAAACACACTGGCAGTAGAAACTTTTTACAGAAAATCCCAACAACCTGTCTACAACATGCTATCAGTCCTAGCCGGCAGCCGACGGAAGAAATTAATGGGTAATGATGGCATCTTATGACGAAACTTGGGGTGCCTCATGAAGTAAAACCCCGACAGAAGAGTCAGCACCTGGAAAGGTGTTACATACAACACAATGGCAGCTGCAAAACAGaagatcatatatataaatgtggCACGAGGATCTCGCCAGCTTAGGAGGGCCTGGACACGCTCCAGTTGGGAAGCCACATCACCCACAACAGTCTGAATTTTCCCGGCCACTATCCTTAGCCGATCATACCTTGCCCGAACAATGTCAGTACCCCGACTGGTTGGAAATGCATCAAATTCTTCATCAAGCTCATCAGGGTGCACTGCATCTGCATAAGAGATTCTTGTGTCCATGTGAGGAGGGTATCTTGGGCGGTACCGGAAATTCCAAGCTCCTATCACGAACATGTATAGAAAAACAGTTGGCAGAATCAGCTCTGGGAAACACACCAGCATCACAAAGAGAACATGTACTAACACCGTCGTGATAGGGTTCTTCCACATGCAAACATCACCAAACCACCTTCCAACTGATAATAATCCTGAGAAAACTGTCATCAACCGAAAAAAGTTCGCCTTACTACGCCTCATGCTCCAAAGATGAGAGTTTGCATCAGACATGTACTCAACTATCTCCTTCCTAACAGGGGGTTCTGCTCGACCAAGCCTAGCTGCCACTATGTTTACAGCCTGGTGACGCAGCCATTCCTGCTGCATCACACTCAATGGCCTTACGTAATGCATCTTTGGGAGAACAGGTCGAGTGTATATAAACATCATGTTCATCAGTGATGTGCATGAGAACCGTATTGCTAGATGTATTTCACCCATTTTTTTGACACCAGAGGGGTGAAGGACTAGCAATGGATACGAGTGAGTGTAGACTCGGCCAGTCTCAAGAGTAGAAATTCGAATTCGAACTTtgccaattttcatatcttTGTTACCATTTGAACCACCAATCAGGCTGTTATCAAAAACTCCCACACTGAGAACCGTGGCCGGATCATGGACTTCCCAAGTGTACTGCTCATTGTACTTTGGGCTCAAGCTGTTGACTATCGTTCGAGTCCTGACCCACTTGTTCCCATACTTTGCTACACAATAAGTGTCTGATGTGCCCTTACCATCCCTTGTTTTCATAGGATGGAGCCCACCAGCATTCAGAATGCCAAGTTCCAAAACACCTATTGATTGCTTCCAAAGGGGCTTTGCTGAAGGTCGGAGGTCACTGCTGTAGTGAGTCGGCTCATCCAGCACATGATACCCTCCATCAAGACAGATACTGACATGGAGTCTACTAAAGAActtgtctttctctttctttccatGATCTCCATCCATTGCGGCTGACATGGACTTCTCAATGTTGACCCATTGGCTTCTGATCATTCGGTTATCAGCACGCCTCTCGACTCTGTTCAAAGGTATAACAACCCTCCCAATGGTCTCATCTTTGTTGGAACCTACACGATCTTCAATTGAAAGAATCAGATGATCTTCAAATGGTTCAGCAGCAACAAGCATGAATTCCTCATTCCAGATTGCATTCGAACCCCTAGCTTGAACCACTTTTGTCTTCAATGACTGACCACCAATTTGTACCCTAACATATGCATCCGGAAAACGAGACTTTTCAGATACAACCAAGTCTTGTGCCTCAATTACATTGACACGAACATACCACAATCTTGGTGAATGGTAAACTTTAGAGCGGAGATGTGAGGAGAAGGCTGAAGAGCCATCAGAGGAAGTAAATGTATCTGAGTGCCAAGCATCAGGAAAAGCCTCATCAGCTTGTGTGCCATACCAGACAGCAAGCATCAGCTCCCCCGCTTTCTTCTTCTCCCCACTCTTGTCTTCAAGTCTATACCACTCTGGAGCCAAAGGACTATCAGGTGGAACCCGTGTAGGAACTTCATTGAGATCAAACTTCAAACGCCCAACAAAATCATCTTTTAGCATATCCTTGTCCTTCACTACAACATCCAGGCTAGACCACTGTATGTTGTCCTTAGCAAAGGCAAACACCTCATTCCACTCaggattttgttttttctcaaaGTGCTTTGTAATTCCTTTGAAGTTCCCAAGTTTTACTTCAACAAAAGGGTCGAGGCTTCCTGTCACATCCTTAGAAGGAAGATCACGAGCTTTCACAACACGTACAAAAAGGTAACGTATTGGTTCAACAAGATCATATGTGCTGGATGGCCTATTTGATCGTATTACTCGCCCCCCAACAACCCGACCCCCTCCAAGGTGAGGACTTGTCTCTTTAAGTGAATAATCGTCAGATTGTGATGATGGACCCGAGTACATGTGAACAACTTTTGAAACCTGCGGTTCAGATTTCATGGCTTGCACCCCATAGTCGAAACTTGGCTGGGTTGACATGGGGGGAATGTTAAGCTGCTGTGGCCGTGCAGGATTTGGATTAGGAAGGTGATGGAATGTGCGTCTTGACTCGCCTTTTTCATTGGAGGATGGTTTTGGAACAAAACTAGGAACTTGTTCGTTAGGGCCTTGACCTTGGATTGGACGTGATCCTGAATTCAGAGAGGCTTCCATTGCAGGAAGTGGATTTGAAGATCGTATAGAAGGGTCATCAGTTACAAAGACTTTCAGACCAAGCTCTCCTTTTACACGCGacaaaaagctttttttttccaGAGGGTAGTGCAAAACAACAGCATCAGAATATGGCACAAATGATGTCCCTGTAAGACGAACCCTTCCGAGGAAAGATCTGCTGTTGTTGGCCTTATTATAGCTATAAACATAAGCATCAAGGGTGAGGTTAGAGAGGTTATTTGGATCAGAGACATTGAAGTAAAAGCTTTCATTCCAAACAGGATTCAGGTCTTTTTCTTTAGTAGTGGTACGAAATTTTTGTCCATCAAAGTGGAGCTCCACATAAGTATCAGATAAGCCTTGCCCATCTTTGGCTATAAGGTCATGGGCACTCACAACCTCAATCCCTAGTTTGAGATTACTCATGGGTTTTTCAATTAGAATTGACAAGAgactgataaaaaaaatatagcagAACTTGGCAGGGGAGACGGAGAACCTGAAAAGGAAGGAGCAAACAGTTCAATATTGGTCAAAATAACTGACATAAACAGTCACAATTCGCACAAATGGATTTGAATACTAAACAGTAGAacatgttaaaatttaaatatcaaCCACACTAACAAAAGAGAAATTTGTTTTACCTAGTATACCTACCATAAATCAATATTCAAGATGACAGTGATCCAATTCAATatctttgaaaagaaaagtaaagggtACAGGTTGAAGATATTTAAGTTAACCATGAAAACCATGGAATCTAAATGCAACTCAACTTAATGTAGTACATTTCCAACTATCTAGAGTCGATACATTAATCCTGTTTGCCATTTTGATCAACGAGGGTGCACATTTTCTGTTAATCCAGAACCCATAGGTCTTCTAATACTGTCTCAAGCTCGTCATTTATTACCCCTAAGCTGATGGGAAGCATGaacttaattatttaatcaaatcTAAAGCTCCTGCTCACAGTGTGAGCCCATACTCAACCTCAATGAGTAGGGCTAACACCTGGAACTTTTTAACTTTGAATAGGAGGTTATAGAGTGACGATGCCAtgataaattacatttttcacaaattaCTAGGCTGGTGGGAAGCAATAAATTTAATCATCCAATAATCTAACCCCTTGTATCCATACAGTGTCTTTTCCTGATTCCCCAATTATCTGACCAGGAGACAGTGCATCAGGCATAAAGTAAAGGCAAAAAATTTCATGACTCCTTAGCGAAGTTAACAAGATTCGAGACTACCTTGACCCCTTTTTTTTGGagcaaaaaaacattttaagaCTACTTAACAAAGGCATTAACTTCCACACACAAttattgtaaatttaaaaattatgtagCAGAATATGGGGTTCCAACATAGAATGTTTTCTCTTACAATAGTTTCTTTTGATTTCCCTCATACTTTTCAGTAACCAAAAGTATCATATATTACCATGAAACTCCTAAGAAAcataagaacaaaacaaaaactggTAAAAAAAGGGTGatttaaaagataataataataaatccatAGGTTcctttaaaaacataaagagagcaaaaaaattatgcatcttTCACTTCAACAAAGTCCACAAAAAGCTTCAATATTCTCTAGCTTTCTAATGGAACCCACGGATTACAAtagaacaaattttttaaaatgaacataaaaagGAATAAGCATCAAAAAGCCCTTAACTTttcctttaattatttttagattCCAACTAcaataaaaaaggaagacaGGATATACAGAGTCTTCAAAAAAGATCTCATTTTTCATCGGAACAGAACGGAAAAGATTTTTTCCGATTCTCTATCGTGAATCCgatcctccaaaaaaaatttaagaaattagtGAATACGCAGAAGCAGAGAACCTAAAATCAATTTTCCGggaaaaactttttgctgaaacaaacagaTGAACAGACAACTAATCTAATCCATCCCGTTATTCAAAAATTCCAGGGAATACTAAAAACCCAGAAGCCAAAAGCTACCTTTTAAAGAAAACTTtatacccaaaaacaaaattttttaacttttcacaAATGGGTCAAAGAAACCATTTAGCTCAAAAGTCCAAACACAGCATATTACATATaccataaaacaaaaacaacaagcacACATACATGCATACAAAGTCATTTACAGCTGATTAAATTCAAACCCCATGTGTAAAACAAAGTTAACGATCATAcccagaaagaagaaaaggcaaacGCACCTTAATTAGAGCTACAGAGTTTCACTCAGGAGATGAAGAGATAAGCTCAGAGAAGTTGACGTTAAGCTAAGCTGAGCATCAAAGACTCAAAAGAGCCTAATATGtaacaaagaaaagaagcagAAATGAGAGCTCAGGAACTTTTCCGAGATGGTTCAAAacgaaaagagagagagagagagagtcgtCGAAAACGAGTAAAATGGTTCAAGacgagagagatagagagagaatattGATTATATGAACAGAAAGGTCTTGGTCTACTTTGTGAATGGTGTGTGTGTAAGCGATATTTGTCATTTTGTCTTTGTTCAtttgtacttttgtttttaaggcagactaaatgcaaaaaacatATGGAGACGTATTTCTAGGTAATCGTGAATGTACTGCTGTGCATGGACTCGCTGCACTGGTCAAACACGTGTTTGAGATTCTCTCCACCAATAAGATTGTAAGATTTTAACTTCCTTGCTAAGGCTTAAATTCGGAGTTAATACCTTCTTCAGTTTTGCTGGATGCACCATTCGCCAATAATATATCATGGCACTTTCGCAATTTTTGCCACATCTGCATCATGCGACAAATTAAAGTTTGTTGTCTGTTGTAATCACATAAACTCACTATTTTTGTTACCAGTCACAGTCTAAAAAGACAGTTGTGTTAAGGTGTGTTTAAAAGTATGTAATACATTatccgaaaaagaaaaaaaaaaaaaaaacacttgtaCTGTTTTTCATTTAGTGAGAGACACCTAACAATTCTCATAAAATTTCACATACTCTTTTACTTAACTTGTGACTTGATTAGGTTACTTATATATGAGACCACTATTGATACTTGACGCAAGGCAATTCAATAGCCAGTTGGCACATGTATAAACTGTGGTAATTTGTACCTCTAGACTTTTTCCTCCTCTAATAATCACTTACATAATTTGGGTCCACCACAGCACAATAAGAAAAGATAGTGTTGTGAAATTTTCTATAGAAAATAGACTTAACAACCTTAGGCCCACAAATAATGTTAGGAATAGACCCAACTACGTACACACCCAAGTCTGCTATATGCTTAAGTGTCACATTTTGATTAGTGCACCTATTTTTTCCCAACGAATACCCATAGTAGTCTAGTGTGTAAGTACTAAAATTTACTCACAAGTTGACAAGCATGCTGTGAAATTGGTGTGTCCATAGGCTGTAGACCCAtataaaagaaggagaagataTCTCGTGGAGCAACTCCATgagataatatatttttttatagtagGTGGGACTCATATGTAGAGTTCTCATATGTTGTAAGAGAGTAACTTCATGGAGTTATCCCCTAAACTAATATCCTGACCTACAAGCATTTCATAGGGGAAAATtagaattaaatattaaaaatttatatgaaaatatgtcattttatttaaaattttaaattatgtggCACAATATAAATTGTTACATATAAGAAAGCACAAACTATTTAATTGGGTTCATAAACTATAGGCCATAAGTTATTTTTATCCCCCTAAAGCTTAAAGTGATCATTTTCAGTAACATTTGACAAGATTAGCCAAGTTCCTTGTTACTACTTAATTACAATTGTCATTTGCATGTTTTAAGTAGTAAGGGTCAACAATaacctcttcttttttcttttcttttttaataattcaatactATAATGAGGTAGGAAGAATTTGAACCTTGATCctcataataaataataacaagcTATACTATTGAACTACAAGGCTCTTAATGACAATAATCCTTAGAATGAAAAATGTCTTAGTTTTGCATATGTTtattaaatccaaaaatatctcCTTAGTTctgaaatattatatttatctaaGTTATATAATTCATTATCTAAGATAAAATTACTTTACCTCAATTAACATGGGGTGGAGTACGgtaccaagtaaaaaaaaaatgataatgttaTGACTCGAACTCAAAGTATTACACGTGATACgtaattttcacaattataagAATGTTTCACACTAAATGGAGCTACAAAATATCAAAGattaaaaacccaaaatgaagaagaagaagacaaagaatGTGAGATCAATTGTcttaattgatttaaaaaataataatatttctattatttttctcCCCGTGTTAAACTAggtttaatatgaaaaaaaaaattcaacatggACAACAAAAATCGAAAATCATTTTGGTAAGAAACTAATTAATGTttgacctttttctttttttaatgtttacaTAATAGGTGGAGGTGAGggaatttgaagttttgaaccCAAGTTCATTTCATTAAAAGTATTGGACAATGTCATTGAGTTACAACCACAAAATTCTTGGTAAATAATGTTAAACTTAACCccataaaagagaaaaatgtcTCATACGTTATATTGTTGCTTGATCTTTGCCAAAAGGTTAAGAGAGGTACACGTTATTATGttgctttattttttagtaattcaatagttacaatggtGAAGAGAGATTTAAAACCTGaacaaatttattgaaaatattagtGTGGGGTCGGAGAATTTgtggtcccagcccactttacattagggcccaagacTCAAGTCGAAGAGACCTATTGCCGAGGACCCATAATGAAAGCCCCAAAAAAGctcaaggatgtggccgagaaCGATCTCACGCTCAGCATCCCGTAATACCCTAAAGGAAAAGACGAACTCAATACAAGAGCAGGGCAAGGAAAAAAGCTGCCAATACAGCAATAAATAACTCTGCGTCTGACAGGACCATGCCTTTCACCATACTATTCAATTTTTACAACCACTctcaaccactctaggtatgggctgataggacaagtctcaACCCCAGAAAGTGGAGTTTACACGTGGACACTAGAAGGGGGGTAAATGCTAATATAAAAGGGAATGAGAATTAAGGGAGAAGGGGATTCGGGCCAGGAAGCCTTAGAAGAGGAGAATAATAACATTAAGCTTCTCGGACAAGGTCTAAAAACCGGAACCATTCATTGTCGCCACCGGAAGAAGTGAACtgggcctagcctttcaagcccacactctacaaatgatatgGTTTGGGGCCCTTAAATGTACGAACCCGATATCTTTCTTGAGTCGCTACAAATCGTGGCCCTACAATTAGGATGcatcttctacttttttttattgaaagataAGATATTTAAGTTGAATTACGGAATACAGAACTCTTGAtattattgtaaatttgtaacaTCCTGCTACAATCGTTATCAATCTCgtgcataaataaataagagatatCATAACAACGCATAAAGGTTGTCCTcagtccatatatatatatacatatatatatatatatatatatatatttataatctctaaaaaaattatttatttatttttgctgatACACTCAGTTTATATACAAATTATAAACACAAGCAATAAATGAACCTTCatttatctattaaaaaaatagtggatTGGTGCTACTCACTCTACACTATGGCTGTTTAAAAAACACGTGTTAAGCGCCTCTTTGTGCCCTGATTTATTTAATATCGTTTATTTGGGATAACTAAAAAGTACAAACATGCTTTTAGAGAACATCTACGTATAAAAAGAGCCAATGGCTCTATCTACAGTGAGTCAAGTTTTggtttagtcatttttttttttttttttttttgatagggtttAGTCAAGTTTTGGACACTAGCTACTAAAAACGCACTATTTTTGTACTTTACAAAGAAGGCTttagttttgtcaaatttcaacGGAAAAACGCACCACTGTAATTTGGTAagctgacatttttttttt of Quercus lobata isolate SW786 chromosome 8, ValleyOak3.0 Primary Assembly, whole genome shotgun sequence contains these proteins:
- the LOC115955127 gene encoding FT-interacting protein 3-like; the encoded protein is MSNLKLGIEVVSAHDLIAKDGQGLSDTYVELHFDGQKFRTTTKEKDLNPVWNESFYFNVSDPNNLSNLTLDAYVYSYNKANNSRSFLGRVRLTGTSFVPYSDAVVLHYPLEKKSFLSRVKGELGLKVFVTDDPSIRSSNPLPAMEASLNSGSRPIQGQGPNEQVPSFVPKPSSNEKGESRRTFHHLPNPNPARPQQLNIPPMSTQPSFDYGVQAMKSEPQVSKVVHMYSGPSSQSDDYSLKETSPHLGGGRVVGGRVIRSNRPSSTYDLVEPIRYLFVRVVKARDLPSKDVTGSLDPFVEVKLGNFKGITKHFEKKQNPEWNEVFAFAKDNIQWSSLDVVVKDKDMLKDDFVGRLKFDLNEVPTRVPPDSPLAPEWYRLEDKSGEKKKAGELMLAVWYGTQADEAFPDAWHSDTFTSSDGSSAFSSHLRSKVYHSPRLWYVRVNVIEAQDLVVSEKSRFPDAYVRVQIGGQSLKTKVVQARGSNAIWNEEFMLVAAEPFEDHLILSIEDRVGSNKDETIGRVVIPLNRVERRADNRMIRSQWVNIEKSMSAAMDGDHGKKEKDKFFSRLHVSICLDGGYHVLDEPTHYSSDLRPSAKPLWKQSIGVLELGILNAGGLHPMKTRDGKGTSDTYCVAKYGNKWVRTRTIVNSLSPKYNEQYTWEVHDPATVLSVGVFDNSLIGGSNGNKDMKIGKVRIRISTLETGRVYTHSYPLLVLHPSGVKKMGEIHLAIRFSCTSLMNMMFIYTRPVLPKMHYVRPLSVMQQEWLRHQAVNIVAARLGRAEPPVRKEIVEYMSDANSHLWSMRRSKANFFRLMTVFSGLLSVGRWFGDVCMWKNPITTVLVHVLFVMLVCFPELILPTVFLYMFVIGAWNFRYRPRYPPHMDTRISYADAVHPDELDEEFDAFPTSRGTDIVRARYDRLRIVAGKIQTVVGDVASQLERVQALLSWRDPRATFIYMIFCFAAAIVLYVTPFQVLTLLSGFYFMRHPKFRHKMPSLPINFFRRLPARTDSML